ACGGTTAATATTGAAAAAACCATGCCTTCATGCGCAAAAGCATGCTCCGCGCAAGACAAACGCCGGCGGATGTTATAACCCTAATATTGCACAAAAATCGTGTAATATTCGTTTTCGCTCAAGCGGGCATTGCCCGCCGGCGGCATTGCCCAAGCCGCGGACAACGCGGCTTTTACCGATCCTGAGCCGGCTTTTGTTTCTGGTGCGGAAGCTCGCGCCCGGCAACGGCCTCGTAGGCCGCCGTGAAGATTTTAAGACTGGCATTGGTTGTTCCCTGAAAATAGACCGCCCGGCGCAGGACGGAAGGAGCGGCCGGGGCCGGGACGGCATCACCGGGCGTCTCAAGCATGTCAACCGCAATAAGTTGTCCGCCCCCGGCGGCGTCCGGACGGGCCGAAACGGCGAGAACCGCCGGCTCCCTTGATAATTCCGGGGCGGCCGGCTTCGGGCCGGCGATCACCCAAGCGCGCGGATTCTTATCCGGCGGCGCATCCGGCGTCCAGACGAGGCGGTTGCCGTTGGCCTCCAGTATCTTCCCGATCTGGCCGTCGGTCAGGGGCGAACCGCCGCTTTTTTTGAAAATCTCACACTGGCTGGTGCCGTTTAAAAAAACAACGGCAATCTCCAGACCTTCGGCGCGATAACGTCTTTCCGTCAGGGACGGCGACAATTTTTGTTCGGCCGCGGGCTCGCCGTAAGCGCGGGATATCTTGAGCTCATTATCGCCGAGTGCGGCGAAAGACTCTGCCGGCCGCGCCGCCGCCGTCAAAACAGCCGCCAAAAAAACGCATAATTTGAGCCGGAAAACAACGCCGCCGCAAAAAAAACGCCGCATGTTAAAAATAGATGTCCCGCACATCTGAGATTTTGTTTCCACCGTTATTTTTCCGGCTGGACGGACATGGCGGCCTTGATTTTACCGCCGCCTTCCAGGGCCTCGCAATAGGTGATTTTTTCCTTGACCTTCACGGCCTTGATTTTACCAACCTCTTTGATTTCCGTATCCAGCACTTCACCGGTGTCATCATCGGTGATCGTTTCCGTTTCGCCGACCGCGAACACGATCCCCTCCTCCACCCCTTCGCGGCTGCCGCGGTTGATCAGGATTTTATCGCCGGTCTTGAGAACCGTGCCTTCCCAGGGAATTTTTTCAAGTTGTTTTTCAAGAAATTCAACGGCCTGGGCCACGGCGTCCTCGCAGGCTTTGCCAACGTTATCCTTCATAAACCCGCCCAAATCGCCGCCGAAATGGGAACCGCTATAGCCGATATTAAGCCCCTTGCGCCCGGCCTTGCCGACGACCTTGGTGGAAGCCTTAACCTGGCCGGTGGCGGAATCAATGATATAAATGGTGGCATTGATTTCCGCGCGGTCCTTGGACCCGCCGACCCTGAATCCGTACAGCGAAACACCCCCGCCCCCGCCGGTGGTGCTGTCCTGCACGTGGGTGATATCACCCTTGACCAGCAGCTGGGCCGGGGTCATCCGGCCGGTTTGGGGAGCCTTTTTTCCGCCGGCGGTCCGGCCGCTGGCGGCGAGATCCTGTTCATCCATGGCTTCCTTGCGCATATCCTTTTCGCCAAGCACGACGAATTTTCCGGAAGCCTGCAGAGCGTCGGTCATGATTGAGCCGAAACCGTCGCCCACGTCCCAGCGTCCGGACCAGCCGGCCTTGTTTTGGAACTTGGAAACACTGATGCTGTAACGCAAGTTGCCGCCGGTCTTGTCCGCCGCAAAAACAGAC
Above is a genomic segment from Kiritimatiellia bacterium containing:
- a CDS encoding CsgG/HfaB family protein, producing MQKNAFITGLAVSAAACFIGASGGSVFAADKTGGNLRYSISVSKFQNKAGWSGRWDVGDGFGSIMTDALQASGKFVVLGEKDMRKEAMDEQDLAASGRTAGGKKAPQTGRMTPAQLLVKGDITHVQDSTTGGGGGVSLYGFRVGGSKDRAEINATIYIIDSATGQVKASTKVVGKAGRKGLNIGYSGSHFGGDLGGFMKDNVGKACEDAVAQAVEFLEKQLEKIPWEGTVLKTGDKILINRGSREGVEEGIVFAVGETETITDDDTGEVLDTEIKEVGKIKAVKVKEKITYCEALEGGGKIKAAMSVQPEK